From Chiloscyllium punctatum isolate Juve2018m chromosome 36, sChiPun1.3, whole genome shotgun sequence, the proteins below share one genomic window:
- the LOC140460776 gene encoding uncharacterized protein, producing the protein MEKPEESRPMEKRWKCGDCGKGFHFPSALETHRRSHTGERPFPCPVCGKAFRHSSHLLAHQRDHTGERPFSCPNCGKAFMFFSALLAHRRIHTGERPFSCSECGKAFNYSSDLLRHRRVHSGERPFSCPECGKAFSNYSNLQTHQRVQTGERPFSCPECGKAFTQVSTLLRHQRIHTGERPFTCSQCGKGFTRSFHLQKHQRREIEGVTAECHY; encoded by the coding sequence atggagaaacctgaggaatcccgcCCCATGGAGAAAcggtggaagtgtggcgactgtgggaaaggctttcatttcccgtctgccctggagacccatcggcgcagtcacaccggggagaggccattcccctgccctgtctgcgggaaggccttcagacattcctcccacctgctggcccaccagcgGGACCACAcgggggaaaggcccttcagctgtcccaattgtgggaaggccttcatgTTTTTCTCTGCCCTGTTGGCCCACCGGcgaatccacacgggggagaggccgttcagctgctctgagtgtgggaaggccttcaactATTCCTCCGACCTGCTGAGGCACCGACGGGTTCActcaggggagaggcccttcagctgccccgagtgcgggaaggccttcagcaattactccaacctccagacccaccagcgggtccaaacgggggagaggcccttcagctgccccgagtgtgggaaggcctttacccaggtctccaccctgctgagacaccagcggatccacaccggggagaggccattcacctgctctcagtgcgggaagggcttcacccgctCCTTCCATCTGCAGAAGCACCAGCGCAGGGAGATTGAAGGAGTGACGGCCGAGTGCCATTATTGA